In Phycisphaerae bacterium, the genomic stretch CGCAGGTGCTGCCGGCCCTTGTCCGTGCCGGCATTGAGCGCTTGGCGGTCGCGAATCTCGACGAGGCCGTCGAGCTTCGCGCTCTTGGTTGGACTGGTCCGATTCTTTGTCTCGGACCCATATTGGCCAGCCGAAGCGAAAGCGAACGAATCGAGAACGCCGCCGAAGCCGTGGCGGCCCATATTGCGGTGACGATCACCTCTCCCGAGGAGGCCCGCCTGCTCGCCACGGCTGCCAAGCGCCAACACAGGATGGGGCATGTCGAGATCCAGGTCGACACCGGCATGGGCCGATGCGGTGTCCGATGTGACAAGGCACCGGACATTATTGCTCAGACCGCGCTGGTGCCCGGCATTCTCATCGACGGCGTCTACATGCACTTTGCCACCGCGGATGAGGATGACCTGAGGTTTGCGCGAAGCCAGCTTCAAGAATTCAAGCAGCTCATCGCCCGCATGCGTGAGGCGAAGCTGGCGGTCGGGTCCTTTCACGCCGCCAACTCGGCCGCCGTTTTCCGCCTGCCCGAATCACATCTGGACCTGGTCAGACCGGGTTTGTGCATCTACGGGTATTGGGGCGGACCGGCCAGTGAAAGGCCGCCTGATCTCCGCCCGATCTTGCGGCTGGTCGTGCGTCTGACGGAAATCCGCCGATTGCCTGCCGGTGCTTCGGTAGGTTACGGCTGCACGTGGAGGGCCAAGCGAGAGAGCGTGATCGGCACCGTTTCATTGGGCTATGCCGACGGCTATCGGCGCGTTCTGGGCAATAGGGCGATCGTGACACTGGAGACTGCCCGCAAGCAGCCCTGCGAGCCGATCGCAGTGGTCGGGCGGGTCAGCATGGACCAGATCAACCTGGATCTGACTGACGCAGGCCCCGTAGCGGTGGGGGATCGAGTGGTCATCATCGATGACGACCCCTCTTCATTCAACAGCGTCGAGTCGCTGGCAACCATGACCGAATCTATTCCCTACGAGATCACCACGCTGATCGGGCGTCGTGTTCGCCGTGTCAGTGTCCCATGAGCAGCATGTCTCTCGATAACCAAGGCCAACCCGGAACATCGACGAGAAGGCACCGGACGCAACTCGTCGGCAGGCGCATGACAGAGCGCGGTTCAAACACATAGCTGAGAACGCTATTCCTGGGTAACCGATCGCTGGATGACCTCGGCCCCGGCGGCAAAACCCGCGCGGATACGAAGTGTATCGAGCTTCTCTCCGACCTCCTGGGCCATCCGGCTGTTCGGAAACTCCTGACGAATGCACAGACCGACTTCGAGCGCATCGCGCCAGCGATTTTCCGACACGGCGAGTCCGAAGCTGACGCCGAGCGCGACCAGACGAGCCTTGAATACGTGACGGGCGGAGTCCTGCAGACTCTGCGCCTCTTCTTTCGTAAGGTACTGGTCCAGCTCGGTCAGGATCTGAATGCCACGGTCGACCTCTTCCCGGGCAACAGCCTGGTTCCACTGCTGAAGCAGTTCCTGTTTTCGGGCTTCCCGTCGCCGATTCAGTTCCGCGGGAAGCCCCAGGACCCGCTCGTGACGGGGGAACAGCTTGATCAACCGCTCGGACTCTTGACGGGCCCGCTCCCAATGGTGCTCATCCATCAGCTTGGTGATGTGCGAGACGGCATCCCCGATCTTCTCCTCGATGGTCATCTCGCGAATCTGGGCAAGCTCTTTGCGAAGGGCTTCAGCCTCACGAGCGTACCCGAACCGCGTCTGCATCTGCTCAATGAGGTACATCGCGGCGTCCCAGTTGCCCTGAAACATCTCTTCACGCAGGGCATGACGGAGGGCCTCGAGTTCCTTGTCCCGATGCGTGATCGACCGGGCCGCGTCGGATAGCTGGCTATTGTCGGCGATCTGTTTGATCATCGGCTCCAATCTTCTGGCCGTGTCGTGAAGATCCAGGGTGTTATGGTGAACGCGGTTGATGTTCGCCTCGGTCAGGACCAACAACTTGACCAGCGAGTGCAACAGCAGCGAAACGGCGATCAACAACAT encodes the following:
- the alr gene encoding alanine racemase, encoding MHEPATAYVSAAAIQGNVEAVRRRIPPGTPICVAVKANAYGHGLSQVLPALVRAGIERLAVANLDEAVELRALGWTGPILCLGPILASRSESERIENAAEAVAAHIAVTITSPEEARLLATAAKRQHRMGHVEIQVDTGMGRCGVRCDKAPDIIAQTALVPGILIDGVYMHFATADEDDLRFARSQLQEFKQLIARMREAKLAVGSFHAANSAAVFRLPESHLDLVRPGLCIYGYWGGPASERPPDLRPILRLVVRLTEIRRLPAGASVGYGCTWRAKRESVIGTVSLGYADGYRRVLGNRAIVTLETARKQPCEPIAVVGRVSMDQINLDLTDAGPVAVGDRVVIIDDDPSSFNSVESLATMTESIPYEITTLIGRRVRRVSVP